In one Lolium rigidum isolate FL_2022 chromosome 3, APGP_CSIRO_Lrig_0.1, whole genome shotgun sequence genomic region, the following are encoded:
- the LOC124694457 gene encoding expansin-A18-like, with product MAGGKRLILQLLVVWLAAPVVRSGWLQGTATFYGGSDGSGTMGGACGYTNLYDQGYGLDNAALSTVLFNDGASCGQCYLIICDQGKSTMCKPGTSITVSATNLCPPNYDLPNDNGGWCNPPRPHFDMSQPAWEKIGIYRAGIIPVVYQQAPISWRRGWTGGLRFTMLGFNYFELVLVTNVAGSGSIKSISVKGTNTGWMQMSRNWGVIWQGMSGLMGQTLSLSITSTGGQNIVCENVIPAGWLFGQTFSTWRQFDY from the exons ATGGCAGGTGGGAAGCGCTTGATCCTGCAGCTGTTGGTGGTGTGGttggcggcgccggtggtcaggtCGGGCTGGCTCCAGGGCACCGCCACCTTCTACGGCGGCAGCGACGGCTCTGGCACAATGG GTGGTGCTTGTGGGTACACGAACCTGTACGACCAGGGGTACGGGCTCGACAACGCGGCACTGAGCACGGTGTTGTTCAACGACGGGGCCTCGTGCGGGCAGTGCTACCTCATCATCTGCGACCAGGGCAAGTCCACTATGTGCAAGCCCGGGACCTCCATCACCGTCTCCGCCACCAATCTCTGCCCTCCCAACTATGACCTTCCAAACGACAATGGCGGGTGGTGCAACCCTCCCCGCCCCCACTTCGACATGTCGCAGCCCGCCTGGGAGAAGATCGGCATATACAGAGCCGGCATCATCCCCGTAGTTTATCAGCA GGCCCCCATATCCTGGAGACGGGGCTGGACGGGAGGGTTGCGATTCACCATGCTAGGGTTCAACTACTTCGAGCTGGTGCTGGTGACCAACGTGGCCGGGAGCGGATCGATCAAAAGCATCTCAGTGAAGGGTACCAACACCGGATGGATGCAAATGTCCAGGAACTGGGGCGTCATTTGGCAGGGCATGTCGGGCCTGATGGGGCAGACGCTCTCCTTGAGTATCACCTCCACCGGCGGACAGAATATCGTCTGCGAGAACGTCATCCCGGCCGGCTGGCTTTTCGGCCAGACCTTCTCCACCTGGCGGCAATTCGATTATTAA